GGCTCATCATTACTGGAAATTGTCATGATGTACATTACCAAGACATCATTAAGGAAACATGAGTAAAACACCTTTTATTCACactttacaaaaaaaccccaaaaaacaaacagaaaaaaaataacactaCGCATTAAATCTACTACAGCAATACTACCAGCATTTCAATGTACTGATTATAAACTGGACATGTTTGGTGTTTTTacaactaaaaccaaaacaagataACCCCAAGAGATCAGGTCCCAGACAAGGATTCAAGATCAAAATTTCTCgtattgaaattttaaaatgtacattTTACACATCCGAACTGTTTGCAATTTTTCTTTGAGCTTAAAACAGAACGGTTTGAGCACATTTGTGTGCTGATACTTTTCAATAAAATTTTGAATCATTATTACCAATCAATTCtcttatatataaaaaattcaCAATATTTAGAAAGTTTTCTCTTAATGCTCAGTGTCCTTTTGCTTCCCTGCCCGCAGCTGAAACAAAAGCTGTTTAAGACCAAGCTCTATCtccattattaatttttttttttttacatttattattCAAGTTGTATTAGTTTAAGGAGATGATGAATTCTCCCTTTTAGGATACAAATAGACAAGTTAAATTTGTAAGCTGTTATTTACTTGGCTTCATGACACAAATGGCACTGAGGGTACACTATAACTTCGGTCTTGCTTGACACTTTAAAATAAGACTTGGTCACTTTAAAATATGATCTGAAGAATTGTCTTTGGGACCTGTATTGAAGATGCATTTATTTTACACTGCTTCATTAATAGAAAATGTAGGGCTAGGATTTTATCTTCAAGGAATTATACTTTCAGAAACTGAGGAACACACAAACGAAAGAGAATCCACATGATAGTAACTCTTAGTGGGAAAAACGGCACTGTGCAATGACACTGAAAGAAGCAGTGCATGGGCATTAGAAGCTAGAAACTGTGTACCCATAACCTGAACATGTTCCAAAGTGTGATATTCAATGcttcacaaaggaaaaaagatgcCACAGCTTATACAAAAGTATCTTCATAAAATTTTCACAAATGttaacattatttaaaaaaataaaagaggatgCACAGGATCTCTCTGCATGCACAGGCAGTGCTAGTTGAGAACAAATTTAAGCAGGCACAGTGGAGATAGgacaaatatttaaaacagaaatgaagAAGCTGTACACAAGTATCCTAGATTTTACTTCAAAAGTCAGAGATGAAAAAAATGTCTGACTGTGTACACATCAGCAATAACTTTCAATCCATTCAGGTCTACTTATATTCACTGCTCAGCTTATCTGTTCTGTGAGAACTCTatgcctctttcttttttttatcagAAATAGAATGTATTTCGTTCTCTCTGTAAgacattaatattttataggttTGGATTTTGAAAGCAACGTTCTCAATTGAACATAAAAAGTAGTATAAAAGGGCTAACGAAACCCTAACAGTGCAAATCATTAGCAGAGAAAACCTGTGACAACCTCTTTTACACGCTGGCCTTTATAACACATGAAAACAGATAAAAATTTAGCCTTAGTTTACAATACAATCATTTTCcaaatctgatttttctttttttttttaaagtacaaaATCTCATAAATCAGGTTTTCTGTTGTTCATATACAATCAATAAAGGCTAAATTCAAATTCTATATTTTACAAACAAGTCTGAAAAAGGAGGGAGTGAAGTACGGAGAATGTTCTGTGGATGTTCCTACTGGCCTCAAAAAAGTAGTGCTACAGATAACTGTGCAAAGAGAATACACTGTATAACAATTCCCTATTTCAAGGCATGAAAATGTCACGTTggagaaaagaaacaggaagGTTAATTGCAATGTATTAAAGAAAGGTGCAAATGCACCAATCGCTGTGGAACAGTATACAAAGTATATTGGGCTCAGAATTGTGTCTGTTGATAGCACCTGGCTTTTACTATGTCTTTAGCAAATAATTAGATTTAAGATTAagattattaagaaaaaaaatccctgttggCCATACCTCACTCCTCTATATTCAGATTTTACAATTGTACAAGTTAGATTGAGGTTGCCCTCTAAAATGTATTTGACtacctcctgccagggagatggaTTCCATTTACAGGAGGCAGGAAAGGCAGCAAAAGCTCCAGTTGTGCAAAAAGTGAGAAGTGGTCAGAAGGGATGAGTGGATGTGGACAACCACTTATATTGTTCTCTATTAACCAATGATGATCCAAAGGTCCAAGAATGCCAAGTATGTTTAGCTGAGGTTTAGAGTAGAAGATGTAATCAATAATACCCTAAaacaagaggggaaaaaaaagattattgtTAGTATTTATTGTTGTCTTAAGTTATTATTCCAAACAAGAGGTGAGCTCAGTGTTACAAGTAATGAAATATCCCATTCCTTCTCTATAGCACATCACAATTTAGGAGATTTCTTCTTCCTATATCCAGTGGGATGCTCAATATAGattaggaaaacaaaagaaaaggccACCCTTTATCACTTCTGCTATGCTTTTGTGGGTTTCAATTTCCAACCTCCCAGAGAGCTTCAAATCACATTTCACTGATttctaagaggaaaaaaaccaatctCTGTTTCCCCAACAGAGAGCTCAGACTTTTCCAGAAGCAACATGGATTATTTCCTTGCACTTGACAGCTTAAGTGCCCCTGTCATTTAGCTTGGAGTATCAAAACACAAACTCCTTCTGTTTACAGGGATGGTTAAGAGCACCCCAACTCTTGCAAAGCTGTTGCAAGTTATTAAAAAGAATAAGATGGTGTTTAGGAGACTGAAGTGTTGGGCATTCTAGTTTGCTATGTTTTAAGTATAAACTTGGAGAACTTAGCTACACAGATTAACTTACATAACAACTTCATAGAACAAATCACATTAGTTACACTTGAAAATGGAAAACCTTTCCAAAATATTAACAAGTCCTTACCTTGAAGTCAAATGTGTAATTTGTATAAGGCATTAGACCATTCTCATAGGCACTCTTCAACTTGAAACCATGTGTAATTCTTCCATTTGTTGTCCCATTTTTTCCATTACAGCTGAAGTTAGTAAGACTTTCATTGTATCTCAGTTCCTTAAAATCTTTGTGGTTTGTTTCCACTCCACCAGTGCTCAAGTACTCAACAACACCTGTGAGGAGACACATTACAAACAAGAAGGTATTAACAAACATTCAGCAAATAAGTGTAGGTACTTCAAGTCAGACATCCAGCTTTAGGCTTTATGTAACCAAAACCTTAACAACACACAGTACAATCAACAGCAGTTCTTTTAAAATACTGCAGGGCAAAGTGTATCAAGAGCAAGTATCACCTAGAACAAAGTGACACACTTTGattagaaaaaaagagaagattaATAAGGCATAGATTGGGAAGGGGAAGATGAAAAAATCAGAAGTAAAATTCTATCAATGCTAGTTATTGGCTGCCTCTTCTTGTTTTTATGCTCAGGTCCTGCTGTTTAATGTTCTTCAGCTAAAGTGTTTCAAAAAAGCCAACTTCTGAAACACTACTTCAAAAGAAGTTAACTTTAAAGAGGCTGCAAAGCCAAATTGATTAGATTTGTGTCACAGAAAACGATGGTTGTGCCTCAATGTCAGAATAGCTGTGTTAAAGTTCTGGTAAAAGAAGCAGTAAAGTTGTTTTGAAGACAACCAGACATGTGAACTGGTCATTGCAATCGCCATTAGTGATACTGGCCTCCCTTGGATCAAAAAGAATCCCATTTCCATTACTGCTGAGCAATAACTGCTCCTTAAAGCCCTAAGAGCTGTTAAGAGCTGCCAAGATGAAGCCAGAAGGAAGGGGACCAGGAATGGAGATGAAGGATGGCTCCTGAGTACAGCACTTCAGCTGGGTACCTGAGCAAGTAAGGTGGCAGTCACTGAATGTGTTCTTTCCTTGCACTTTATAAAGTTGCCACCAAGTCAAGAAACAAAGTGCCATGCTAATAAGGAGTTCTGAAAAGTCCCCTTCTGAAAAGGATGTATTGAATTTTAGAAGTTCTAAAACATGACAGAAAATGATTGTATGGTAGCAAATTTAAAGGTAAAATATCTTTTCACACTTAATTTTAAGAAAACCGAATTATCAGCAACACACTCATGTCTCCAGTTATTTTTGGaagatgttttaaaatacaGGAACAAACAGGGAACAAAATCACAGTGGAAATGCTTCTGAAAGATCAGATACAGCTTTACTACAGCACAAGCAACAAGGTCACTCACAAATGAAACAGttctctctcctccttcccttcccttcgaGCTTATATTATCAAACAATGATATTATCAAACAATGCATTCTCCAAACAGAAAAATTTACAATTGTTACACACTTGAAACAGTCAAAAGAATAAGAAATAGAACTCTTACCAGAGTCTGGTAGAGAATTGAGATCTGCACACAGTACAAGTGGAATGGTTCCAAGCTCTCCCGAAACACCAGGTTTGAGACTACGAGAAGCTTTGTCAATAATGTTCTTTACCTCAGACAGGAACATCATAGTCTGAACCAGCTTCACATCAGAATAATCTGGGTCCCAATGCATATGTGCATTAGCTACAAGAACTAGCTGCTTTTCCATCCCAAGATGTGGCTTTCCAGCTAAAATTTGAAATcagttatttatttaaaatcagTCAGTGACAGAAAACACTATtataaaaatttaaacaaaatgtttatggggacaaaaaataaaaaataccatATGACCTCAAGAGGGTTAAAACCATTTGAATGAAGAGGGTCAGATAACTCCTCTTACATTTAACAAGTGTTTTAGTTGATAGAAGGCATTAGGAATGATATTTCACATTCAAGACCATTAACAGACTATCTTCTTAAATGTAATGCTTTTGTATTCACTGAATATTAACATAAGTAATGGATAATACTAATTACAGGCAAATAATGTTTTCCTAAAAAATTACAGCAGCTTTCCTCAGGCTCTGATAGCAAAGAGGCTCTGTTCATATCTTATTAGGCAGCAAGCTCTGAATTCTAAGTTATCCACATTCTGAGTTACCTCTCTTGCTGGAAGTGTTTCTTAAAAGGCTTGTTTGCTACAACctgaattaataaaatataatttggaTAAATATAACACAGGTTGAGTAGGTTCCTACTGTGATACTTATAAAGCCAATTTACATTTCCTAAATTAAGAATGACAAGGCAGAACAAACAGTTTGTTTAGGCATGACAGCAAAGAAAATAAGTTAAAATGATGGAGATACATGATCCAGAAACACACAACTAACACCACCTGATTCTTTGATACTTGTACacagttttaagaaaaaaacccgaaaaccaaacaacaaaatcaCTTAAgtttttatatctttttttccttagcaaaacaagtaggggaaaaaaaacctcatcaTTTAAGCAATATgacttttccccaaaatcctttTTGGGAATAAATTTGCCTGAACATACAAACTGCAAAGCCAAATTCATGTGCAGAACCTAGCTTCTCTTCTTTATTATAacaagagtaattttttttcatttacaaaataccatctatttaaaaaataaatgaaatgggACTTACATGACATTTCTATCAATTCCTTTCGCAGTTCTAACAGAACAGCGACTCCAATGTTATCTTTTGTCATAACTCTGTTCAGCATAGCCTCTGAACCTTCTGAGTTTGCCATTGCTAGTTGATTGAACTCAACAGTATGCTTTTGGACCAAAGtaaatctgaaagaaaaacatcATATGTAATTGTTTTCAGCAGCCAGATACAGTTGGAAATGTTATCAGTAATTCTCCTTTTAATTAAAGCTCAAACACATTTATGATGTGAAAATCTCAGCCAGTCACATAATTTCATAAAATCCTAAATTGAAATCAAGTGATATAGTTTTCATAGCAATGAAAACTATTTTCATGTAGTTTATAGTACCTTAGttacaattaaaatattttgttgagagagagagaggtatTTTAGAAAAGTCATGCTTGTTTCTAACTCTGCATTTGTTCCTAGTTCAAATATGCAGATTTAACAGAGAGGGAGTAAATAATTTTCCAAGCCACTAGCTTGCAAACCTGGCACCTACATTTACTTATAGATACACAGCAATGGAAGTAGGAAGGGACATTATTACCATCACATCCAAAGCTGTACAGTGCAATATAACACAACCTGCAGCTCTTAAATGATTAAGGTTTTTTTACAGAAGTGTGAAGTAATCCCTTGTTGTTTGCTTTACCAAAGGCTAATGTATAAAAAAATCAATGTCATCTGAGGCCTTATTTCTGCAATTTGGGGAATTATAAATTTCTTTACtcaaaaaaaaggcaagaaaatctgcttcattttttcattatttccttcattttctaTCATTACACTCAACAAGTGAAGGATAATTCAGTGAACTCCCAACCAGCACTGCTCAAACAGAATGAAATGTCATTCAACTCAATATTTCAAGGTTATATTTTTATTGCTAGTTCCACACAGAATGATCTCTGTCATATAAACCAGTCTTTCCAGGGGTAGGAATGCTCTGTATCAAAACCTTACCTGGCTAGAAAAGGACAGTTAAAGGCCAACTGTGTGAATTGTAAGAGCCACCTGAGAAATTATGTAAAAGACAGCAAGAGACAACAGAAGGCTCAGCAAACCACATCACTtacttttctgttttgaaaaatattgCACAACCATCAAcatgttttctttcctgttctgaCATTGTCCTAGCTCTAGATTTTGGACTGAAGAATCCATTATAGCCACGTTCTTTCAATTCTACCAGGAAAAAACTGTAGTACTGCTCCGTTTCAACCTCCTGCAAAGTTAAGGCAGCACAGCATGAACGTTCTATTAGCGAAATATAGAAGACAGATATTATTTAGACTCTTCAGAAGTGTAAATCACTTTCAAATTAGatttaagggggaaaaaatctaaaaattaaGTACATGAGAGAATGCAAATTCAAGAGCAATATccttattttaagaaaatataaattaatttctgcaaTCCCTGGAGTTATGATTATCTCAAGCCTCTTACTTGAAAATGTGTCAATTACAGCCCCACATACACACACAGGCACAAAGACACCCCCACCAACACTGCTTTGATCAGGGGCTGCTGGTTCCCATTCCAACTGCGGGGGCTGAGAGCCTTCTTTTGATGTCAAGCAACAAATAATGTTCTAAACAccactttttcttttgtttgcagAAGGTTTTGAAAACAGACTGTTTACTAAAAATACACTTAATGTGAAGAAACCAGCACACgggaatagaaaaggaaaagaaagaatggtGTATGTTTTTTTTACCTGCAGACTTATGATGTCAGCATTGCAGCTCAGTATTTCCTGCATAATggctttttttctgtattcccagttcaaggcccaggatggaCAATAGCCATACAGCTGCCGGGTGGCATATTTGTCACAGAGGACGTTGTAACACATGACAGAGAACAAGGCTGCAGAACAATAATTTTACTTACACACtgatagatttaaaaaaaaaatacaattatgTTCTTGACTTTTGTCTTCTGCGAATTTATCAATTCACACTTCA
The Agelaius phoeniceus isolate bAgePho1 chromosome 15, bAgePho1.hap1, whole genome shotgun sequence genome window above contains:
- the CNOT6 gene encoding CCR4-NOT transcription complex subunit 6 isoform X1; its protein translation is MPKEKYDPPDPRRMYTIMSSEEAANGKKSHWAELEISGKVRSLSSSLWTLTHLTALHLSDNSLSRIPSDIAKLHNLVYLDLSSNKIRSLPAELGNMVSLRELHLNNNLLRVLPFELGKLFQLQTLGLKGNPLTQDILNLYQEPDGTRRLLNYLLDNLAGTAKRISTEQPPPRSWIMLQEPDRTRPTALFSVMCYNVLCDKYATRQLYGYCPSWALNWEYRKKAIMQEILSCNADIISLQEVETEQYYSFFLVELKERGYNGFFSPKSRARTMSEQERKHVDGCAIFFKTEKFTLVQKHTVEFNQLAMANSEGSEAMLNRVMTKDNIGVAVLLELRKELIEMSSGKPHLGMEKQLVLVANAHMHWDPDYSDVKLVQTMMFLSEVKNIIDKASRSLKPGVSGELGTIPLVLCADLNSLPDSGVVEYLSTGGVETNHKDFKELRYNESLTNFSCNGKNGTTNGRITHGFKLKSAYENGLMPYTNYTFDFKGIIDYIFYSKPQLNILGILGPLDHHWLIENNISGCPHPLIPSDHFSLFAQLELLLPFLPPVNGIHLPGRR
- the CNOT6 gene encoding CCR4-NOT transcription complex subunit 6 isoform X2 yields the protein MPKEKYDPPDPRRMYTIMSSEEAANGKKSHWAELEISGKVRSLSSSLWTLTHLTALHLSDNSLSRIPSDIAKLHNLVYLDLSSNKIRSLPAELGNMVSLRELHLNNNLLRVLPFELGKLFQLQTLGLKGNPLTQDILNLYQEPDGTRRLLNYLLDNLAVSTEQPPPRSWIMLQEPDRTRPTALFSVMCYNVLCDKYATRQLYGYCPSWALNWEYRKKAIMQEILSCNADIISLQEVETEQYYSFFLVELKERGYNGFFSPKSRARTMSEQERKHVDGCAIFFKTEKFTLVQKHTVEFNQLAMANSEGSEAMLNRVMTKDNIGVAVLLELRKELIEMSSGKPHLGMEKQLVLVANAHMHWDPDYSDVKLVQTMMFLSEVKNIIDKASRSLKPGVSGELGTIPLVLCADLNSLPDSGVVEYLSTGGVETNHKDFKELRYNESLTNFSCNGKNGTTNGRITHGFKLKSAYENGLMPYTNYTFDFKGIIDYIFYSKPQLNILGILGPLDHHWLIENNISGCPHPLIPSDHFSLFAQLELLLPFLPPVNGIHLPGRR